In Oreochromis niloticus isolate F11D_XX linkage group LG18, O_niloticus_UMD_NMBU, whole genome shotgun sequence, one genomic interval encodes:
- the LOC102079916 gene encoding zinc finger protein 853 isoform X7, with amino-acid sequence MPSVQYLREFINERLTAAAEQIFLEFEKTIVQYEEEIDRQRRLLDITWKPQIKLHRTDVPQQQVCEEEEEVLPEQQLWNQERSSSVDQEEPEPPQIKEEQEELCSSQEGEQLGLKEETEVHNDPVQYEEEMERQRRLLDITWKPQIKLHRTDIPQQDICEEEEVLPEQQLWNQERSSSVDQEEPEPPQIKEEQEELCSSQEGEQLGLKEETDTFMVTTAEEGEHSEPGGDGQQLLSDDSPQSEITDEESSKCEESGSSETVTSVPKKRQKRDRSHDDVESWTVSESPCNAATGRESDVCQKSVKNQAQRKKPHTDVKPYRCDTCGKSFSDRSTWKRHLRTHTDDP; translated from the exons ATGCCTTCAGTTCAGTATCTGAGAGAGTTTATCAACGAGCGactaactgctgctgctgaacaaaTATTCTTGGAGTTTGAAAAAACGATCGTCCAGTACGAGGAAGAGATCGACCGTCAGCGCAGACTGCTGGATATCACCTGGAAACCCCAAATCAAGCTGCACAGGACAG ACGTCCCACAGCAGCAGgtctgtgaggaggaggaggaggttctCCCTGAGCAGCAGCTCTGGAACCAGGAGAGGAGCTCCAGTGTGGACCAGGAGGAACCAGAACctccacagattaaagaggaacaggaggaactgtgcagcagtcaggagggagagcagctgggaCTGAAGGAGGAGACTGAAGTTCATAATGATCCTGTGCAGTACGAGGAAGAGATGGAGCGTCAGCGCAGACTGCTGGATATCACCTGGAAACCCCAAATAAAGCTGCACAGGACAG ACATCCCACAGCAGGATatctgtgaggaggaggaggttctCCCTGAGCAGCAGCTCTGGAACCAGGAGAGGAGCTCCAGTGTGGACCAGGAGGAACCAGAACctccacagattaaagaggaacaggaggaactgtgcagcagtcaggagggagagcagctgggaCTGAAGGAGGAGACTGATACCTTTATGGTGACTACTGCTGAGGAAGGAGAGCACAGTGAACCAGGAGGAGACGGGCAGCAGCTCCTCTCTGATGACTCTCCTCAAAGTGAAATCACAGATGAAGAATCCAGCAAGTGTGAAGAGTCAGGGTCAAGTGAAACTGTGACCTCGGTGCCAAAGAAGAgacagaagagagacagaagtcACGATGATGTGGAGAGCTGGACTGTGTCAGAGAGTCCCTGCAATGCTGCCACAGGTAGAGAGTCTGATGTTTGCCAAAAATCTGTCAAGAATCAGGCCCAAAGAAAGAAACCCCACACTGATGTGAAACCGTATCGTTGTGATACATGTGGGAAAAGCTTCAGTGATAGAAGTACATGGAAACGCCACCTTAGAacccacacag atgatcCTTAA
- the LOC102079916 gene encoding zinc finger protein 853 isoform X5, with protein sequence MPSVQYLREFINERLTAAAEQIFLEFEKTIVQYEEEIDRQRRLLDITWKPQIKLHRTDVPQQQVCEEEEEVLPEQQLWNQERSSSVDQEEPEPPQIKEEQEELCSSQEGEQLGLKEETEVHNDPVQYEEEMERQRRLLDITWKPQIKLHRTDIPQQDICEEEEVLPEQQLWNQERSSSVDQEEPEPPQIKEEQEELCSSQEGEQLGLKEETDTFMVTTAEEGEHSEPGGDGQQLLSDDSPQSEITDEESSKCEESGSSETVTSVPKKRQKRDRSHDDVESWTVSESPCNAATGRESDVCQKSVKNQAQRKKPHTDVKPYRCDTCGKSFSDRSTWKRHLRTHTDYSVPCLQSFFISVATSICEPIFGSRYGFRLQVFSDFLFHLSFFDTVVWFS encoded by the exons ATGCCTTCAGTTCAGTATCTGAGAGAGTTTATCAACGAGCGactaactgctgctgctgaacaaaTATTCTTGGAGTTTGAAAAAACGATCGTCCAGTACGAGGAAGAGATCGACCGTCAGCGCAGACTGCTGGATATCACCTGGAAACCCCAAATCAAGCTGCACAGGACAG ACGTCCCACAGCAGCAGgtctgtgaggaggaggaggaggttctCCCTGAGCAGCAGCTCTGGAACCAGGAGAGGAGCTCCAGTGTGGACCAGGAGGAACCAGAACctccacagattaaagaggaacaggaggaactgtgcagcagtcaggagggagagcagctgggaCTGAAGGAGGAGACTGAAGTTCATAATGATCCTGTGCAGTACGAGGAAGAGATGGAGCGTCAGCGCAGACTGCTGGATATCACCTGGAAACCCCAAATAAAGCTGCACAGGACAG ACATCCCACAGCAGGATatctgtgaggaggaggaggttctCCCTGAGCAGCAGCTCTGGAACCAGGAGAGGAGCTCCAGTGTGGACCAGGAGGAACCAGAACctccacagattaaagaggaacaggaggaactgtgcagcagtcaggagggagagcagctgggaCTGAAGGAGGAGACTGATACCTTTATGGTGACTACTGCTGAGGAAGGAGAGCACAGTGAACCAGGAGGAGACGGGCAGCAGCTCCTCTCTGATGACTCTCCTCAAAGTGAAATCACAGATGAAGAATCCAGCAAGTGTGAAGAGTCAGGGTCAAGTGAAACTGTGACCTCGGTGCCAAAGAAGAgacagaagagagacagaagtcACGATGATGTGGAGAGCTGGACTGTGTCAGAGAGTCCCTGCAATGCTGCCACAGGTAGAGAGTCTGATGTTTGCCAAAAATCTGTCAAGAATCAGGCCCAAAGAAAGAAACCCCACACTGATGTGAAACCGTATCGTTGTGATACATGTGGGAAAAGCTTCAGTGATAGAAGTACATGGAAACGCCACCTTAGAacccacacag ACTACAGCGTACCCTGCCTTCAGTCCTTCTTCATCTCTGTGGCAACATCCATCTGTGAACCAATCTTCGGCTCCAGGTATGGGTTCCGCCTTCAGGTCTTCTCTGATTTTCTCTTCCACCTGAGCTTTTTTGACACAGTCGTGTGGTTCTCCTGA
- the LOC102079916 gene encoding zinc finger protein 853 isoform X4, with amino-acid sequence MPSVQYLREFINERLTAAAEQIFLEFEKTIVQYEEEIDRQRRLLDITWKPQIKLHRTDVPQQQVCEEEEEVLPEQQLWNQERSSSVDQEEPEPPQIKEEQEELCSSQEGEQLGLKEETEVHNDPVQYEEEMERQRRLLDITWKPQIKLHRTDIPQQDICEEEEVLPEQQLWNQERSSSVDQEEPEPPQIKEEQEELCSSQEGEQLGLKEETDTFMVTTAEEGEHSEPGGDGQQLLSDDSPQSEITDEESSKCEESGSSETVTSVPKKRQKRDRSHDDVESWTVSESPCNAATGRESDVCQKSVKNQAQRKKPHTDVKPYRCDTCGKSFSDRSTWKRHLRTHTEVLLNHLSAWFGNMTLKNKNRLGLLVKPCSKLSGRWQDGLLTIYNKHVLRKPHSIVNCLNHPLHSEFDLLPSGRRFRVPVRKTKRLQVSFIPTATRLLNGK; translated from the exons ATGCCTTCAGTTCAGTATCTGAGAGAGTTTATCAACGAGCGactaactgctgctgctgaacaaaTATTCTTGGAGTTTGAAAAAACGATCGTCCAGTACGAGGAAGAGATCGACCGTCAGCGCAGACTGCTGGATATCACCTGGAAACCCCAAATCAAGCTGCACAGGACAG ACGTCCCACAGCAGCAGgtctgtgaggaggaggaggaggttctCCCTGAGCAGCAGCTCTGGAACCAGGAGAGGAGCTCCAGTGTGGACCAGGAGGAACCAGAACctccacagattaaagaggaacaggaggaactgtgcagcagtcaggagggagagcagctgggaCTGAAGGAGGAGACTGAAGTTCATAATGATCCTGTGCAGTACGAGGAAGAGATGGAGCGTCAGCGCAGACTGCTGGATATCACCTGGAAACCCCAAATAAAGCTGCACAGGACAG ACATCCCACAGCAGGATatctgtgaggaggaggaggttctCCCTGAGCAGCAGCTCTGGAACCAGGAGAGGAGCTCCAGTGTGGACCAGGAGGAACCAGAACctccacagattaaagaggaacaggaggaactgtgcagcagtcaggagggagagcagctgggaCTGAAGGAGGAGACTGATACCTTTATGGTGACTACTGCTGAGGAAGGAGAGCACAGTGAACCAGGAGGAGACGGGCAGCAGCTCCTCTCTGATGACTCTCCTCAAAGTGAAATCACAGATGAAGAATCCAGCAAGTGTGAAGAGTCAGGGTCAAGTGAAACTGTGACCTCGGTGCCAAAGAAGAgacagaagagagacagaagtcACGATGATGTGGAGAGCTGGACTGTGTCAGAGAGTCCCTGCAATGCTGCCACAGGTAGAGAGTCTGATGTTTGCCAAAAATCTGTCAAGAATCAGGCCCAAAGAAAGAAACCCCACACTGATGTGAAACCGTATCGTTGTGATACATGTGGGAAAAGCTTCAGTGATAGAAGTACATGGAAACGCCACCTTAGAacccacacag AAGTTTTATTGAATCATTTATCTGCTTGGTTTGGTAACATGACTCTGAAGAACAAGAATCGGTTGGGACTTTTGGTAAAACCTTGCAGCAAACTCTCAGGGCGTTGGCAAGATGGACTTTTGACCATTTATAACAAGCATGTGCTGAGGAAGCCTCATTCTATTGTTAACTGTTTGAACCATCCACTTCACAGTGAGTTTGACTTGTTGCCCTCTGGCCGTCGTTTTAGAGTTCCTGTGAGGAAGACTAAAAGACTCCAGGTTTCTTTTATCCCGACTGCAACCCGTCTCCTTAATGGCAAATAA
- the LOC102079916 gene encoding zinc finger protein 184 isoform X6 encodes MPSVQYLREFINERLTAAAEQIFLEFEKTIVQYEEEIDRQRRLLDITWKPQIKLHRTDVPQQQVCEEEEEVLPEQQLWNQERSSSVDQEEPEPPQIKEEQEELCSSQEGEQLGLKEETEVHNDPVQYEEEMERQRRLLDITWKPQIKLHRTDIPQQDICEEEEVLPEQQLWNQERSSSVDQEEPEPPQIKEEQEELCSSQEGEQLGLKEETDTFMVTTAEEGEHSEPGGDGQQLLSDDSPQSEITDEESSKCEESGSSETVTSVPKKRQKRDRSHDDVESWTVSESPCNAATGRESDVCQKSVKNQAQRKKPHTDVKPYRCDTCGKSFSDRSTWKRHLRTHTATFCQSVQRHQRSCRTSRC; translated from the exons ATGCCTTCAGTTCAGTATCTGAGAGAGTTTATCAACGAGCGactaactgctgctgctgaacaaaTATTCTTGGAGTTTGAAAAAACGATCGTCCAGTACGAGGAAGAGATCGACCGTCAGCGCAGACTGCTGGATATCACCTGGAAACCCCAAATCAAGCTGCACAGGACAG ACGTCCCACAGCAGCAGgtctgtgaggaggaggaggaggttctCCCTGAGCAGCAGCTCTGGAACCAGGAGAGGAGCTCCAGTGTGGACCAGGAGGAACCAGAACctccacagattaaagaggaacaggaggaactgtgcagcagtcaggagggagagcagctgggaCTGAAGGAGGAGACTGAAGTTCATAATGATCCTGTGCAGTACGAGGAAGAGATGGAGCGTCAGCGCAGACTGCTGGATATCACCTGGAAACCCCAAATAAAGCTGCACAGGACAG ACATCCCACAGCAGGATatctgtgaggaggaggaggttctCCCTGAGCAGCAGCTCTGGAACCAGGAGAGGAGCTCCAGTGTGGACCAGGAGGAACCAGAACctccacagattaaagaggaacaggaggaactgtgcagcagtcaggagggagagcagctgggaCTGAAGGAGGAGACTGATACCTTTATGGTGACTACTGCTGAGGAAGGAGAGCACAGTGAACCAGGAGGAGACGGGCAGCAGCTCCTCTCTGATGACTCTCCTCAAAGTGAAATCACAGATGAAGAATCCAGCAAGTGTGAAGAGTCAGGGTCAAGTGAAACTGTGACCTCGGTGCCAAAGAAGAgacagaagagagacagaagtcACGATGATGTGGAGAGCTGGACTGTGTCAGAGAGTCCCTGCAATGCTGCCACAGGTAGAGAGTCTGATGTTTGCCAAAAATCTGTCAAGAATCAGGCCCAAAGAAAGAAACCCCACACTGATGTGAAACCGTATCGTTGTGATACATGTGGGAAAAGCTTCAGTGATAGAAGTACATGGAAACGCCACCTTAGAacccacacag CCACATTCTGCCAGTCTGTTCAACGCCACCAGAGAAGCTGCCGTACAAGCCGCTGCTGA
- the LOC102079916 gene encoding zinc finger and SCAN domain-containing protein 2 isoform X3, giving the protein MPSVQYLREFINERLTAAAEQIFLEFEKTIVQYEEEIDRQRRLLDITWKPQIKLHRTDIPQQDICEEEEVLPEQQLWNQERSSSVDQEEPEPPQIKEEQEELCSSQEGEQLGLKEETDTFMVTTAEEGEHSEPGGDGQQLLSDDSPQSEITDEESSKCEESGSSETVTSVPKKRQKRDRSHDDVESWTVSESPCNAATGRESDVCQKSVKNQAQRKKPHTDVKPYRCDTCGKSFSDRSTWKRHLRTHTGEKPYPCNTCGKSFSRSSTLRTHMRTHTGERPYSCETCGKSFHKKMNLSIHMRTHTGERPYPCETCGKSFSHSSYLYNHRRTHTGEKLFACNTCGKSFSDRSTWKRHLRTHTGERPYPCDTCGKSFSRSSTLYIHQKTHTGERPYTCDTCGKSFSRSSTLYIHQKTHTGERPYPCDTCGKGFSRSSTLYIHQKTHTGERPYTCDTCGKSFSQESILMYHKKTHTGEKPEARETFQYE; this is encoded by the exons ATGCCTTCAGTTCAGTATCTGAGAGAGTTTATCAACGAGCGactaactgctgctgctgaacaaaTATTCTTGGAGTTTGAAAAAACGATCGTCCAGTACGAGGAAGAGATCGACCGTCAGCGCAGACTGCTGGATATCACCTGGAAACCCCAAATCAAGCTGCACAGGACAG ACATCCCACAGCAGGATatctgtgaggaggaggaggttctCCCTGAGCAGCAGCTCTGGAACCAGGAGAGGAGCTCCAGTGTGGACCAGGAGGAACCAGAACctccacagattaaagaggaacaggaggaactgtgcagcagtcaggagggagagcagctgggaCTGAAGGAGGAGACTGATACCTTTATGGTGACTACTGCTGAGGAAGGAGAGCACAGTGAACCAGGAGGAGACGGGCAGCAGCTCCTCTCTGATGACTCTCCTCAAAGTGAAATCACAGATGAAGAATCCAGCAAGTGTGAAGAGTCAGGGTCAAGTGAAACTGTGACCTCGGTGCCAAAGAAGAgacagaagagagacagaagtcACGATGATGTGGAGAGCTGGACTGTGTCAGAGAGTCCCTGCAATGCTGCCACAGGTAGAGAGTCTGATGTTTGCCAAAAATCTGTCAAGAATCAGGCCCAAAGAAAGAAACCCCACACTGATGTGAAACCGTATCGTTGTGATACATGTGGGAAAAGCTTCAGTGATAGAAGTACATGGAAACGCCACCTTAGAacccacacaggtgagaagccatatCCCTGTAATACATGTGGGAAAAGTTTCAGTCGAAGCAGTACTTTGCGTACTCACATGAGAACCCACACAGGTGAGAGGCCCTATTCTTGTGAAACTTGTGGGAAAAGTTTCCATAAGAAAATGAATTTATCTATCCACATGAGAACCCACACAGGTGAGAGGCCATATCCATGTGAAACTTGTGGGAAAAGCTTTAGTCACAGCAGTTATTTGTATAATCACAGGAGAACTCACACAGGTGAAAAGCTGTTTGCTTGTAATACATGTGGGAAAAGCTTCAGTGATAGAAGTACCTGGAAACGTCACCTTAGAACCCACACAGGTGAGAGGCCATATCCCTGTGATACATGTGGGAAAAGTTTCAGTCGAAGCAGTACTTTGTATATTCACCAGAAAACTCACACAGGTGAGAGACCATATACCTGTGATACATGTGGGAAAAGTTTCAGTCGAAGCAGTACTTTGTATATTCACCAGAAAACTCACACAGGTGAGAGACCATATCCCTGTGATACATGTGGGAAAGGTTTCAGTCGAAGCAGTACTTTGTATATTCACCAGAAAACGCACACAGGTGAGAGACCATATACCTGTGATACATGTGGGAAAAGTTTCAGTCAAGAAAGTATTTTGATGTATCACAAGAAAACTCACACCGGTGAGAAGCCGGAAGCTCGTGAAACGTTTCAGTATGAGTAG
- the LOC102079916 gene encoding zinc finger protein 135 isoform X2, producing the protein MPSVQYLREFINERLTAAAEQIFLEFEKTIVQYEEEIDRQRRLLDITWKPQIKLHRTDVPQQQVCEEEEEEEVLPEQQLWNQERSSSVDQEEPEPPQIKEEQEELCSSQEGEQLGLKEETDTFMVTTAEEGEHSEPGGDGQQLLSDDSPQSEITDEESSKCEESGSSETVTSVPKKRQKRDRSHDDVESWTVSESPCNAATGRESDVCQKSVKNQAQRKKPHTDVKPYRCDTCGKSFSDRSTWKRHLRTHTGEKPYPCNTCGKSFSRSSTLRTHMRTHTGERPYSCETCGKSFHKKMNLSIHMRTHTGERPYPCETCGKSFSHSSYLYNHRRTHTGEKLFACNTCGKSFSDRSTWKRHLRTHTGERPYPCDTCGKSFSRSSTLYIHQKTHTGERPYTCDTCGKSFSRSSTLYIHQKTHTGERPYPCDTCGKGFSRSSTLYIHQKTHTGERPYTCDTCGKSFSQESILMYHKKTHTGEKPEARETFQYE; encoded by the exons ATGCCTTCAGTTCAGTATCTGAGAGAGTTTATCAACGAGCGactaactgctgctgctgaacaaaTATTCTTGGAGTTTGAAAAAACGATCGTCCAGTACGAGGAAGAGATCGACCGTCAGCGCAGACTGCTGGATATCACCTGGAAACCCCAAATCAAGCTGCACAGGACAG ACGTCCCACAGCAGCAGgtctgtgaggaggaggaggag gaggaggttctCCCTGAGCAGCAGCTCTGGAACCAGGAGAGGAGCTCCAGTGTGGACCAGGAGGAACCAGAACctccacagattaaagaggaacaggaggaactgtgcagcagtcaggagggagagcagctgggaCTGAAGGAGGAGACTGATACCTTTATGGTGACTACTGCTGAGGAAGGAGAGCACAGTGAACCAGGAGGAGACGGGCAGCAGCTCCTCTCTGATGACTCTCCTCAAAGTGAAATCACAGATGAAGAATCCAGCAAGTGTGAAGAGTCAGGGTCAAGTGAAACTGTGACCTCGGTGCCAAAGAAGAgacagaagagagacagaagtcACGATGATGTGGAGAGCTGGACTGTGTCAGAGAGTCCCTGCAATGCTGCCACAGGTAGAGAGTCTGATGTTTGCCAAAAATCTGTCAAGAATCAGGCCCAAAGAAAGAAACCCCACACTGATGTGAAACCGTATCGTTGTGATACATGTGGGAAAAGCTTCAGTGATAGAAGTACATGGAAACGCCACCTTAGAacccacacaggtgagaagccatatCCCTGTAATACATGTGGGAAAAGTTTCAGTCGAAGCAGTACTTTGCGTACTCACATGAGAACCCACACAGGTGAGAGGCCCTATTCTTGTGAAACTTGTGGGAAAAGTTTCCATAAGAAAATGAATTTATCTATCCACATGAGAACCCACACAGGTGAGAGGCCATATCCATGTGAAACTTGTGGGAAAAGCTTTAGTCACAGCAGTTATTTGTATAATCACAGGAGAACTCACACAGGTGAAAAGCTGTTTGCTTGTAATACATGTGGGAAAAGCTTCAGTGATAGAAGTACCTGGAAACGTCACCTTAGAACCCACACAGGTGAGAGGCCATATCCCTGTGATACATGTGGGAAAAGTTTCAGTCGAAGCAGTACTTTGTATATTCACCAGAAAACTCACACAGGTGAGAGACCATATACCTGTGATACATGTGGGAAAAGTTTCAGTCGAAGCAGTACTTTGTATATTCACCAGAAAACTCACACAGGTGAGAGACCATATCCCTGTGATACATGTGGGAAAGGTTTCAGTCGAAGCAGTACTTTGTATATTCACCAGAAAACGCACACAGGTGAGAGACCATATACCTGTGATACATGTGGGAAAAGTTTCAGTCAAGAAAGTATTTTGATGTATCACAAGAAAACTCACACCGGTGAGAAGCCGGAAGCTCGTGAAACGTTTCAGTATGAGTAG
- the LOC102079916 gene encoding zinc finger protein 436 isoform X1, with translation MPSVQYLREFINERLTAAAEQIFLEFEKTIVQYEEEIDRQRRLLDITWKPQIKLHRTDVPQQQVCEEEEEVLPEQQLWNQERSSSVDQEEPEPPQIKEEQEELCSSQEGEQLGLKEETEVHNDPVQYEEEMERQRRLLDITWKPQIKLHRTDIPQQDICEEEEVLPEQQLWNQERSSSVDQEEPEPPQIKEEQEELCSSQEGEQLGLKEETDTFMVTTAEEGEHSEPGGDGQQLLSDDSPQSEITDEESSKCEESGSSETVTSVPKKRQKRDRSHDDVESWTVSESPCNAATGRESDVCQKSVKNQAQRKKPHTDVKPYRCDTCGKSFSDRSTWKRHLRTHTGEKPYPCNTCGKSFSRSSTLRTHMRTHTGERPYSCETCGKSFHKKMNLSIHMRTHTGERPYPCETCGKSFSHSSYLYNHRRTHTGEKLFACNTCGKSFSDRSTWKRHLRTHTGERPYPCDTCGKSFSRSSTLYIHQKTHTGERPYTCDTCGKSFSRSSTLYIHQKTHTGERPYPCDTCGKGFSRSSTLYIHQKTHTGERPYTCDTCGKSFSQESILMYHKKTHTGEKPEARETFQYE, from the exons ATGCCTTCAGTTCAGTATCTGAGAGAGTTTATCAACGAGCGactaactgctgctgctgaacaaaTATTCTTGGAGTTTGAAAAAACGATCGTCCAGTACGAGGAAGAGATCGACCGTCAGCGCAGACTGCTGGATATCACCTGGAAACCCCAAATCAAGCTGCACAGGACAG ACGTCCCACAGCAGCAGgtctgtgaggaggaggaggaggttctCCCTGAGCAGCAGCTCTGGAACCAGGAGAGGAGCTCCAGTGTGGACCAGGAGGAACCAGAACctccacagattaaagaggaacaggaggaactgtgcagcagtcaggagggagagcagctgggaCTGAAGGAGGAGACTGAAGTTCATAATGATCCTGTGCAGTACGAGGAAGAGATGGAGCGTCAGCGCAGACTGCTGGATATCACCTGGAAACCCCAAATAAAGCTGCACAGGACAG ACATCCCACAGCAGGATatctgtgaggaggaggaggttctCCCTGAGCAGCAGCTCTGGAACCAGGAGAGGAGCTCCAGTGTGGACCAGGAGGAACCAGAACctccacagattaaagaggaacaggaggaactgtgcagcagtcaggagggagagcagctgggaCTGAAGGAGGAGACTGATACCTTTATGGTGACTACTGCTGAGGAAGGAGAGCACAGTGAACCAGGAGGAGACGGGCAGCAGCTCCTCTCTGATGACTCTCCTCAAAGTGAAATCACAGATGAAGAATCCAGCAAGTGTGAAGAGTCAGGGTCAAGTGAAACTGTGACCTCGGTGCCAAAGAAGAgacagaagagagacagaagtcACGATGATGTGGAGAGCTGGACTGTGTCAGAGAGTCCCTGCAATGCTGCCACAGGTAGAGAGTCTGATGTTTGCCAAAAATCTGTCAAGAATCAGGCCCAAAGAAAGAAACCCCACACTGATGTGAAACCGTATCGTTGTGATACATGTGGGAAAAGCTTCAGTGATAGAAGTACATGGAAACGCCACCTTAGAacccacacaggtgagaagccatatCCCTGTAATACATGTGGGAAAAGTTTCAGTCGAAGCAGTACTTTGCGTACTCACATGAGAACCCACACAGGTGAGAGGCCCTATTCTTGTGAAACTTGTGGGAAAAGTTTCCATAAGAAAATGAATTTATCTATCCACATGAGAACCCACACAGGTGAGAGGCCATATCCATGTGAAACTTGTGGGAAAAGCTTTAGTCACAGCAGTTATTTGTATAATCACAGGAGAACTCACACAGGTGAAAAGCTGTTTGCTTGTAATACATGTGGGAAAAGCTTCAGTGATAGAAGTACCTGGAAACGTCACCTTAGAACCCACACAGGTGAGAGGCCATATCCCTGTGATACATGTGGGAAAAGTTTCAGTCGAAGCAGTACTTTGTATATTCACCAGAAAACTCACACAGGTGAGAGACCATATACCTGTGATACATGTGGGAAAAGTTTCAGTCGAAGCAGTACTTTGTATATTCACCAGAAAACTCACACAGGTGAGAGACCATATCCCTGTGATACATGTGGGAAAGGTTTCAGTCGAAGCAGTACTTTGTATATTCACCAGAAAACGCACACAGGTGAGAGACCATATACCTGTGATACATGTGGGAAAAGTTTCAGTCAAGAAAGTATTTTGATGTATCACAAGAAAACTCACACCGGTGAGAAGCCGGAAGCTCGTGAAACGTTTCAGTATGAGTAG